One segment of Carya illinoinensis cultivar Pawnee chromosome 13, C.illinoinensisPawnee_v1, whole genome shotgun sequence DNA contains the following:
- the LOC122292350 gene encoding histidine-containing phosphotransfer protein 1-like isoform X2 has translation MALSILKELLQEYVQSLFDEGIISNQFSHIQSLESLEEPEHVVQVIDTYLIDVETILSELTSYMDCPEVDFSTLATLSNKVEERSLSIGAEHVRLACADLIHACDQMNKENFSKALIWVQNDFSQTRNKLEVYAQMVRRIIRVKSRQKK, from the exons ATGGCCTTGTCTATTCTTAAAGAACTGCTCCAAGAATATGTGCAATCATTGTTTGATGAG GGAATAATAAGCAATCAGTTTTCTCATATTCAGTCTTTGGAAAGTTTGGAGGAACCTGAGCATGTTGTGCAGGTGATCGATACGTACCTCATTGATGTCGAAACAATTTTATCAGAATTAACAAGCTACAT GGATTGTCCTGAAGTCGACTTCTCTACATTGGCTACGCTTTCTAACAAAGTAGAGGAGAGAAGCTTGAG CATCGGTGCCGAGCATGTGAGACTTGCATGTGCCGATCTCATTCACGCTTGTGATCAGATGAACAAGGAAAA TTTCTCCAAAGCCTTAATTTGGGTACAGAATGATTTTTCACAAACCCGAAACAAGCTGGAGGTGTATGCTCAG ATGGTGCGGAGGATTATCAGAGTTAAGAGCAGACAGAAAAAGTAG
- the LOC122292350 gene encoding histidine-containing phosphotransfer protein 1-like isoform X1, which produces MALSILKELLQEYVQSLFDEGIISNQFSHIQSLESLEEPEHVVQVIDTYLIDVETILSELTSYMDCPEVDFSTLATLSNKVEERSLSIGAEHVRLACADLIHACDQMNKENFSKALIWVQNDFSQTRNKLEVYAQMKKRLCACLKLRCSQHKTQVWSFKSN; this is translated from the exons ATGGCCTTGTCTATTCTTAAAGAACTGCTCCAAGAATATGTGCAATCATTGTTTGATGAG GGAATAATAAGCAATCAGTTTTCTCATATTCAGTCTTTGGAAAGTTTGGAGGAACCTGAGCATGTTGTGCAGGTGATCGATACGTACCTCATTGATGTCGAAACAATTTTATCAGAATTAACAAGCTACAT GGATTGTCCTGAAGTCGACTTCTCTACATTGGCTACGCTTTCTAACAAAGTAGAGGAGAGAAGCTTGAG CATCGGTGCCGAGCATGTGAGACTTGCATGTGCCGATCTCATTCACGCTTGTGATCAGATGAACAAGGAAAA TTTCTCCAAAGCCTTAATTTGGGTACAGAATGATTTTTCACAAACCCGAAACAAGCTGGAGGTGTATGCTCAG ATGAAAAAAAGACTCTGTGCGTGTCTTAAACTCAGATGCTCACAACATAAAACCCAAGTGTGGAGCTTCAAATCAAACTAA
- the LOC122292350 gene encoding histidine-containing phosphotransfer protein 1-like isoform X3 → MALHIHKGLLQGFIQCMYDEGFVNDQFWELQLMKNRNQPDYVVRVVTSYCLSAQTLFSQLTHYINQENVDFLQANVSARELYDRSSSVGAEHVKLACAELLLACEGHDKEYCSKTLYWTKNEFAHLRRKFETLVRMERKIIDLESAP, encoded by the exons ATGGCGTTGCATATTCACAAAGGTTTGCTTCAAGGTTTCATTCAGTGCATGTATGATGAG GGATTTGTAAATGATCAGTTCTGGGAACTTCAACTAATGAAGAACCGTAATCAACCGGATTATGTTGTGAGAGTGGTCACTTCTTATTGCTTGTCTGCCCAAACTTTGTTCTCTCAGTTGACCCATTacat CAACCAAGAGAATGTTGATTTTCTACAAGCCAATGTCAGTGCTCGTGAATTGTACGACAGATCTAGCAG TGTTGGTGCTGAGCATGTCAAACTTGCATGTGCTGAACTTCTTCTTGCTTGTGAGGGGCATGATAAAGAGTA TTGCTCCAAGACTTTGTATTGGACTAAGAATGAATTTGCCCACCtgagaagaaaatttgagaCTCTTGTCCGG ATGGAGAGGAAGATCATTGATCTTGAAAGTGCACCTTGA